A genomic region of Oncorhynchus mykiss isolate Arlee chromosome 2, USDA_OmykA_1.1, whole genome shotgun sequence contains the following coding sequences:
- the calml4b gene encoding calmodulin-like protein 4 isoform X1, with protein MAKFLTQDQINEFKECFSLYDKKHKGKIEAKDLIIVMRCLGVSPTFIEVDRHLQISKIDKCGELDFSTFLTMMHQQIQQEDPRAEILEAMRMTDKQKKGYILSSELRAKLTGLGEKLTDKEVDELLKETGVGPDGCVHYEEFAKTMTLPSTNC; from the exons AATTCAAGGAATGCTTTTCACTCTATGACAAGAAGCACAAGGGTAAAATTGAGGCCAAGGACCTGATTATAGTCATGCGCTGCCTGGGGGTCAGCCCCACTTTCATTGAGGTGGACAGACACCTGCAAATCTCCAAGATTG ATAAGTGTGGAGAGCTGGACTTCTCCACCTTCCTAACTATGATGCACCAGCAGATCCAGCAGGAGGACCCCAGAGCAGAGATTCTGGAGGCCATGAGGATGACAGACAAGCAGAAGAAGGGCTACATCCTGTCCTCGGAGCTCCGGGCCAAGCTCACCGGGCTGGGAGAGAAGCTCACTGATAAAGAAG TTGACGAGCTGCTGAAAGAGACTGGCGTGGGACCAGACGGATGTGTCCACTACGAGGAGTTTGCCAAAACAATGACCCTTCCTTCTACAAACTGCTGA
- the calml4b gene encoding calmodulin-like protein 4 isoform X2: MAKFLTQDQINDKCGELDFSTFLTMMHQQIQQEDPRAEILEAMRMTDKQKKGYILSSELRAKLTGLGEKLTDKEVDELLKETGVGPDGCVHYEEFAKTMTLPSTNC; encoded by the exons ATAAGTGTGGAGAGCTGGACTTCTCCACCTTCCTAACTATGATGCACCAGCAGATCCAGCAGGAGGACCCCAGAGCAGAGATTCTGGAGGCCATGAGGATGACAGACAAGCAGAAGAAGGGCTACATCCTGTCCTCGGAGCTCCGGGCCAAGCTCACCGGGCTGGGAGAGAAGCTCACTGATAAAGAAG TTGACGAGCTGCTGAAAGAGACTGGCGTGGGACCAGACGGATGTGTCCACTACGAGGAGTTTGCCAAAACAATGACCCTTCCTTCTACAAACTGCTGA